The Jaculus jaculus isolate mJacJac1 chromosome 1, mJacJac1.mat.Y.cur, whole genome shotgun sequence nucleotide sequence atacaggacatttcatccaaaggctgcagaatatacattcttttcagcagcacatggaacattctctaaaatagaccatatattaggacacaaagcaaatcttaacaaattcaggaaaattgaaataattccttgcattctatctgaccacaatggaattaaactacaaatcagtagcaagaaaggctatagagcatacacagaatcatggaaactaaacaatacactactaaatgatgaatgggtcaatgaagaaatcaagaagggaatcaaaaaatttatagagtcaaatgataatgagaacacaacataccaaaatctctgggacacaatgaaggcagttctaagaggtaaatttatagccttgagtgcctatattaagaaattagaaaggttgcaagtaaacgacctaatgcttcgccttaaagccttggaaaaagaagagcaaggcaaaccaaaaatcagtagacgggaagaaataataaagattagggcagaaattaatgaaatagaaacaaaaagaacaatccaaagaattaatgaaacaaagagttggttctttgaaaggataaacaagattgataaacccttagcaaatctgatccaaagagagaagagacacaaattaataaaatcagagatgaacaaggtaacatcacaacagattccagagaaattcaaaaaatcatagggacatactataaaagcatatactccacaaagtatgaaaagaaatggatgatttccttgatctatatgacctacctaaattaaatcaaaatgagattaatcacttaaatagacatatacttaccaaatttgaggtcagcttggactacatgagacctgatctcaaaacaaacaaaatgaaaccaaaaaagAGTATGATGTCTCATCACTTGAAACTGAGCAGTCTGCatatgtttagtttttgtttttttttttcctttttaaaaatcacagattTCACAGGTAGCAGATCCCCATTGGAAGTTAGAGGGTACACATGAGTGGAGCGAGAAGCAGCCTTTAGAGGAGGGTGCTATGTTTTTCCATTTGGTCCTTGTTTAAAGCTCAAGAGCTGGAATTTGACACTTGAGGTCTGTGTGGTTCTGGGCCACCAGTGTTTTGTGGGAATTGACCACTTGCTAGCTGAAGCCTGTTGCCCACAGGGATTGAGTTTCCATTAGCTACAGTCATGTCACAGGATGAAATGATTTCACTCCTCTTCTTTAGGCTCAGCACAAACACTGGGAACTAGCAGGAACCAAACTGGGAGATATAATGGGTGTCAAAAAGGAGGAAGAGCCAGATAAAGCTGTGGCTGAAGATGGGAAGGTGGACTACAGGTGGGTGGTCTCTGACAGTTGCGAGTATGTGCCTAATATTATGGCCTACAAATAGGAAAATGATGTCACTGAATCCTCTGTTCTTGTCTGAGCCTGTCGTCTTCTGAGCTATTTTTGCTCCTCCAGTTAGATTTCAGCTCAATATAAGGAAGAATTACTTTTCACAGAGATTCTAAAAGTaggttatctttctttttttttttttttgtttttcagttttctgagggtctcactgtagctcagagtAGGTtatccacttttccctttgaaactccactctccatcatgccccttccccctgtcaatcagtctctgttttattttaatgtcatcatcatttcctactattatgatggtcttatgtagctaGTGTTGGGCACTGCgagatcatgaatatccaggccattttatgtctggaggagtacgttgtaaggagtcctacccttcctttggctcttaacattctttccgccacctcttccataatgggccctgagccttgaaagatgtgatagaaatatttcagtgctaaacactcctctgtcacttcttagcactatggtgtcttctgagtcatcccaaggtcattgccatctgaaaagagaagcttctctaaccaaaagtgagaatagcattaatattatgagtatgaacattaagagaagtgtttactgggcagtttggtgaatttttttttttttgaggcagtgtctcactgtagtccaagctgacttggaattcactatgtagtctcagggtagccttgaattcatggtgatcctccagcttctgcctcctgaggatcaaaggcatgcaccaccatgcctggctaggttattgttttttaaaaaatattatttatttatttgcaactagagagagagagagagagaaagaaaagtgttcTGCcaatgcaactgaactccagatgcatgcattactctgtttctggctttatgtggatactgaggaattgaatctgggctatcTCTGGCCCAAGGTTATAGTTTTTAGTAgtacttttatatttctaaaggtaGAAAGCAGATGTTGGGTCACCCCTACATTGGGTAGATGCGAGACTCAAATGTCCCTCATACTTCTCAGCCTTTGAATGGTCTCATGTCCTACTGAACCATCATCTGAGTTAGCACTTCTTTGTACCCCTGTGAAATGTCCCAAATAAGAATTAGTagtattagccgggcgtggtggcgcacgcctttaatcccagcactcgggaggcagaggtaggaggatcgctgtaagttcgaggccaccctgagacaccatagtgaattccaggtcagcctgggctagagtgaggccctacctcgaaaaaccaaaaaataaaaaaattaaaaagaattagtaGGATTGGTCAGGCTAATTTTGTCTCTTAGGCATCACTTTTCAGATGATCAGGAGGACTGGGTGAAATGGGAACAGGAAACTCAAAGAAGCAGGGGCAGATCTGAGTGAGGGAAGAGCTGACGCTTGAGGGGGTGGTGGCATGTGTGCTTCTGGATCTCAGAACTTGTTGAGTGCCGACATTGAGTGTTTCCATAGATGTGACAGGTTCTTATAGTTCTTTGAAAATGAGGCCTGGGCTGAGCTGCCCTgccaagaggaaggaggaagtttGAACTTATCACATATAGTGAGCTGTAACTCCTAGGGGACCCCTGTGGCTGCTTTAGCCCTATAAGTGTTGTGTTTGAAATTGATCAGGGTTTTCTGTACATGTTGGTGTCCTGTTGGTTGATTTCAGCTGCTCTTCTGGCCACACTGTTTGCTGGGGATTTGCCCACTGGAGTCTCACTTGTTCCTCTGATCTGTCTGACCTGGGGCTGTGGACTGTGCTTTGTATGATGGATTCTCACACTAGTTCTCATTCTTCAGCCCATTGAGAAACAATCATGCTTTAGTTTTAGGAGCTTTATTATTGCTTCGTGTTGTAGCTGTTCTCATTGTTGGAAGTGAGAGGCAGTGAACTTAATCAGAAGGGACAATGTGGGGAGACAAGCATGGTGCTTAGGCTATTGTGTTTCCCAGGACAGAGCAGAAGTTTGCAGATCACATGAAGAAGAAAAGTGAGGCCAGCAGTGAGTTTGCAAAGAAGAAGTCCATTTTGGAACAGAGGCAGTACCTACCGATCTTTGCTGTGCAGCAGGAGCTGCTCACAATTATCAGGTAGCGTCCCCAGCACAGCAGTCCCTCCTGTCTCCTGTGTTTACTCAGGAACTTCTGTGGGGAGAGGACATTATTCTTTCCCCTAATTGGTTACCTTGGGCTACACTGTGTGAAGTACAAATatgacattatttttctttagcatATTAGTTTTTAAACTTTACCATGTTCCAGATCTTTCAAATGGTATCCCTGTAAGAGGCTGTTTTCCAATGAAATCATCCTCTGTAGGCAAACATGCTCCTTGGTGAGCTAGACATAGCAACAGGAGCTGGGATGGGCTTCTTGGAGGCTTCCTGGGTTTTCTTGGAGTTGGCTGTGCTCTCAGGCTGCTCAGCTTTTTGCCTATTCTTTCTTGTAGAGACAACAGCATTGTGATCGTGGTTGGGGAGACAGGGAGTGGCAAGACTACTCAGTTGACCCAGTACTTGCATGAAGATGGTTACACAGACTATGGGATGATTGGGTGCACCCAGCCCCGGCGTGTGGCTGCTATGTCGGTGGCCAAGAGAGTCAGTGAAGAGATGGGGGGAAACCTTGGCGAAGAGGTGAGAGAATGTGTGAGGGCTGAGTCATGCAATGTTTTCCTTCTGATGGATTTGTGGTGGAGGGTGTGATCTGCTTATACTGAACCCCAGCCTGGGGGTGCTAGTACTGAGTGGTGGCCAGGGCTTCTGAGCCATCACTCTGACTTACCAGGTGGGTTATGCCATCCGTTTTGAAGACTGCACTTCAGAAAACACCTTGATCAAATACATGACTGATGGGATCTTGCTCCGGGAGTCCCTCCGTGAAGCTGACCTGGATCACTACAGTGCCATCATCATGGATGAGGCCCATGAGCGCTCCCTTAATACCGATGTGCTTTTTGGCTTACTCCGGGAGGTAAGCGCTATGCATGCAATTCTTCTGCACCTTTGGGGCTATGACTAGTGTACTGCCAGCTACTAATGGCCAAGGTATTCCAGGTGACCTGGGGCAAGTCTGGGGATGACTAGAGGGTTTCTGATAGACCAGGGGTTTCTCTGAGGCCCTTGGGTTGTCAGGTCAGACCTGCTATTGTAATTTACTGTGTTCTTGTCTGGCTGAGTGACTTGTGGTTCTTGGTTAAGCTCCATTGCTCAGCCTTTCAGATTGACAAATCTAATATGCAAATTTGCCAACTTTGGGTTTTGCTTAATTTGTGGTAATGAGACTGAAGGTCCTTAAACCCATCGATCCTATGAATGACCTCTTAGGTTGTGGCCCGGCGCTCAGACCTGAAGCTCATTGTTACATCGGCAACTATGGATGCAGAAAAATTTGCTGCCTTTTTTGGGAATGTTCCCATTTTCCACATCCCTGGTCGTACCTTCCCTGTTGACATCCTCTTCAGCAAGGTACTGAGGCCTCTGTTCCTTGAGCTGACACTCCATGCCATGCACTTCTCTGATGAAAAGCCAGATGGAGAGGGGGTGGTACTGAGTTGGGGGAGATTTGGTGGATGCCATAGGACAAATGGGGTAGCATGGAGTTTTGGGGCTCAGGTGGGCACAGGACTGTCCTCTGGGGgaggttttgttttcttgcttctttGAAGCTGAAGAAAAGGGTCTGGGTAgacaccaggacttccagtgGCCTTACATTCAGGCCTCAGGTTGGCTGCCTTAACAGTCACTGCTGTAGCCTAGAACAGTGATGTGCTGTGTACTCCCTGAGGGTTGCTGGGCCTGTGCTGCCAGCATGTTTCTCTGACTATCCCCTGCTGGTGCTGCAGACCCCGCAGGAAGATTATGTGGAAGCTGCGGTGAAGCAGTCTTTGCAGGTGCACCTGTCAGGGGCCCCTGGGGACATCCTTATCTTCATGCCTGGCCAAGAGGACATTGAGGTATGTGCTTTGATCACCACTGGGATGGATGGGTGGTGCATCCTCTGAGAATTTGGGCTCCAGAGACTCTTGGCTCCTTCCTGTGCCTTCAGGTGACCTCAGACCAGATTGTAGAACACCTGGAGGAACTAGAGAATGCACCTGCCTTAGCTGTGCTGCCTATCTACTCCCAGCTGCCTTCTGACCTCCAGGCCAAAATCTTCCAGAAGGTGCGGCAAAGGAGTGTTTTGGGTTCCCACCTTCGATACCTCACAAAGGGGGGTGAAAGAGAAATGGGGTGATTCCTTTCCTGGATTGGGAGGTGGGCTCTTTCTTGCCTGTGCAGTTTTTGCTTTGGAGGATTTACCTTTTCTCCCTGCACATCTTGATTGGCCCTAGGCTCCAGATGGCGTTCGGAAGTGTATTGTTGCTACCAACATAGCTGAGACATCTTTGACTGTGGATGGCATCATGTTTGTTATCGATTCTGGTTACTGCAAATTAAAGGTAAGAGGAGATGCAGGAGGCAGGCTTCTGGGTCTTCATCCAAAGTGAATTCAGCTTAGAGGGTGAGAAGTTAAGGTCAGGTCCTTCAACCTGTAAGGAAACACACCTGGGAGTGATGGTGGTTTTAGGCTAACATTTAATGAGCACCAGTCCTGCCAGGTGCTTGATGCACCTAAACCTTGTCCTTGTGGAAGCTCACTGATACAGATAATTTAAATAACAATAGAGATCATAGAGCTGTTGATGGGGaaaatttgagactttttttttgaaactctTGGCTCTACAAAGATTACTACCTACATTGCTAGGAGAGTCTTGTGTAGTGTTGCCATTGGGTTTGTCTTTGTCTGAGGggtgttccctttctcttctcactGCCCTTAATTGGTCGGTCCTTTTCTGCCCCCCTCCAGGTCTTCAACCCCAGGATTGGCATGGATGCTCTGCAGATCTACCCTATTAGCCAGGCCAATGCCAACCAGAGGTCAGGGCGAGCCGGCAGGACGGGCCCAGGTCAGTGTTTCAGGTAGGAGCCCTGTGCTAGCCTGCTTTCTGGGGCAGCGCTGGGATGGCTGAGTGGAACCCACCTGGGCTGGTCCTAAGGAGCTGCTCAGAGCTGCTACTTGGTAGTGCTGCTGAGTGAAAGGTGTGGCCTGTCCAAAGAGCTCTGAACTCTGAGGCTGACCTATAGGAATGACTTGTTGTAGGCTGCCCTACAGAGGAGGGATCTGGGTAAATGATGTCATtgactttgttttacttttcccaattattctttctcttttttttttctttctgattttttaaaataatgtgttgATTATAGAAATTCAGTAACTACAAAAACTAAAATACAGCAAGAGGTTTGAACAGgtggaagtggaggtaggaggaagatACGGGAAGTACCTGTCTAGTATTTACTAGCAGTTGTACAGCACATTTGGAAGAAGTTGGAAGAGCTGCTGCTGACATTCTGCTGCATGGTTCCAAGTGCAGCCGGTCCCGTGTGAGAGACCTGGTGTGCCAGCGCAGGGCAGGCCTAGTTCAGTTGGCTTCTCTCTGGCAGGCTGTACACACAGAGTGCCTATAAGAATGAGCTCCTGACCACCACGGTGCCTGAGATCCAGAGGACCAACCTGGCGAACGTGGTACTGCTGCTCAAGTCCCTCGGGGTGCAGGACCTGCTGCAGTTCCACTTCATGGACCCACCCCCAGAAGACAACATGCTCAACTCCATGTATCAGCTCTGGATCCTCGGGGCCCTGGATAACACAGGTATGGGGGCGGCCAGGAACTGGCAGGGCCTCAAGGGCAAGGGCACTGGTGTTTGACTTTCTTTCATCCACTTTTCTACTGAACGTCTGGTTTGCTCCTCTCCTAGGTGGTCTCACCTCTACTGGGCGGCTGATGGTGGAGTTCCCGCTGGACCCAGCCCTGTCCAAGATGCTCATCGTGTCGTGTGACATGGGCTGTAGTTCTGAGATCCTGCTCATTGTCTCCATGCTCTCGGTCCCTGCCATCTTTTATAGGCCCAAGGTGCTGGCTCCGTTCTCTTCCTTGAGGGAGGAGCTTCTCTCTGTGGGGCAGGAGTATCACTTTCTGACTTTGCTATTTTCTCTTGGGCTGgttggggaaggagaagggagggctgGGCTAGTGATCCTCACAGTATGTCTTCCAGTGTGGCTTTGCCCGAGTCCTCATACTTTAGGCAGGTCTAGTGTGAGGATCCCTGAGCCTTGCTCCATGGGTCTGTGGTGAAGGGTCCTTTGTCCTTCCTAGGGCAGAGAAGAGGAAAGTGACCAGATTCGGGAGAAGTTTGCAGTCCCAGAGAGTGACCATCTGACCTACTTGAATGTCTACCTGCAGTGGAAGAACAATAATTACTCCACCATCTGGTGCAATGACCATTTCATCCATGCCAAGGCCATGCGGAAGGTGGGGACGACAGTTTAGAGGAGCACACTGTCTGGAGGAGGGGATacaagagaagggaggagggatggTTCCATCCTGTCATGCTTGTGTCATGCTCAAGGTCCGGGAGGTGCGGGCGCAGCTCAAGGACATCATGGTGCAGCAGCGAATGAGCCTGGCTTCATGCGGCACTGACTGGGACATTGTCAGGAAATGCATCTGTGCTGCCTATTTCCACCAAGCCGCCAAGCTCAAGGTGAGCCCGGGAGCCCCAGAGCTCCGTCCCCTTTCTTCAAGGTACCTGCATGAGGGCAGAATCCTTCTGGTGGCTTAGGGCTATAGAACTGGGATTCCTCCAAGCCTGTGCTGTTGGTATTTGGGAATGGGATCCCTTCCCAAATAGGCAGTGTATTCATGTTGTGACCATCTCTTCTCTTCCAGGGGATTGGGGAATATGTGAACATCCGCACAGGGATGCCCTGCCACTTGCACCCCACCAGCTCTCTTTTTGGAATGGGCTACACTCCAGACTACATTGTGTATCATGAACTGGTTATGACCACTAAGGTGGGTTTCTCTGAGGTACTCCCATATGTAGGTCCACCTGCTCAGGCCAGGCTTTTGCAGTCCTACACTGTCTTTCAGCGTGAGCTCTAAGCTTGGGAGGCCTGAGGCACATGCATTACTCTGCAGGGCCTTTGAGgctggttttcagctcagctttggGAGGCTTGTCATGTCAACCTCTAGAATACAGTGGTGATCTCAGCTCAGCCCTGCCAGGAGGACTTTTTCCTGCTAATTACTTGGCATTGGTTGATGTCATTAGAAGGGCTTTGTGCAGGGCTGAGCTGTCTCTGTGGATACTGGGTGCTGCTTCCTCATCCATGGGGGAATTTGGGTGGAGAAGGGATGACAATTCCAGTGTCTAGGGTTTCTCCTGCATTTTCTAACATTGCAGGCCTGGAACTATACTGGAGGGACACCAGCTCCCCTGTGACCTCTGTCTTCTTGCTCTTGTGCCTACAGGAGTACATGCAATGCGTGACTGCTGTGGATGGAGAGTGGCTGGCTGAGCTGGGCCCCATGTTCTACAGTGTGAAACAGGCAGGCAAGTCACGGCAGGTAAGGGTCCTGCTCTTCTGGTGGACACACTGTTTGCTTGTGGGATTGATTTTACCCCGGCCTGGTATTGAAGACTTGTTAGCACCTGATCCCTACCATTCTCCCCAGACATAAAATCTTGGATCCAGCAAGCCCATTCATCTGATGTTCCTTCACCACTCCATTGGCCTTCATAAAATTCATAAAACTAGATAAAACAGTATAAATGAGCCACCAGTTGACTAAATGTCATAGCCTCCATAATCAATAACATCAATCTTATTTTCCTTATATTTATCCCCTTCCCCCAACTATTTTTTTCCTAGAGCATTTTAAAGCCTAAATGTCTTGTTATTTTTCTTGAATATGCTTATAAGACTGTTGTGTATTTCTGAGGAGAAGCTGGTGAGTGCCCCAGACAGGGCACCCCCAATGGTCTAAAGTCAGAATTCACCCTGGAAAACCAGTGAGTCTGTTGGGCTTCCTTACAAGAGCATGgttgaggggttacttacaggagcatggagacTCCCAAAGTAGCCATAGCAGCAAAAATTTTCATTCCAGCATGGGTGACAACCTCCCCATAGCTACACAGATGGAATTTCCCATCTGTTATCTTTTACTCTCTTATACTGTTTTTCTTCCTGAGACCGTGAGACTTTGTAAACCATTGCATACAATGCAAGGGGTGCCTGAGCTCGCTGGTGAGGGAATGATGACCCTTCCCATACCCTTTCTTATAACCTGCCTTATCTGGAGAGTGGTCACAGCTGCTTCTGCTACAAGATGTCACTACTGGTTTTCTTTCAGGACTGTTTTGCAAAACAGGGACTTAAAAGGACTTAATTTAAAATGGGACTTCTGTGCCTGTTTCCAGTTCTTACACTTCTTCATTTATCTCAGATAACTTTTCACACTTGATTTACTTGAATTAGACTCTAAACATTGCAGTGGTTGTTACAATCGTTAGCTCTTTCATTCCAGGGCAGGATTGGCTCTTgctctttttaaattatactgATTTATTGGAACAATCGGGTCATTTGTCCTATAGAATACCCCTCAGTACAGTTTTGGCTGGTTACTTCCTCTGCTcttgtttattgttgttgttttttgttttttgttttttttgaggtagggtctcactctggctcaggctgacctggaattcactatgtagtctcagggtggcctcgaactcacggcgatcctcctacctctgcctcccgagtgctgggattaaaggcgtgcgccaccacgcccggctctgctcTTGTTTAATTCGTGGTTCTGTCTTATACTTTCTGTAACCTGGTAATCTAATGGCTTGGTGACATTCTGGTTTGGCTGAGTCAGGCATGGAGGTACACATGTGGTACTGTGTGTTTCCTTTGAGTTGCAGTAAGGAGGCATGTAAGGTCGGGATGGGGGTTTCACTTTTGATTATAATCACATTGATCATGGTCCTGGTGGCATCTGCCTGGTGTCTGttctgctctctctgcttgctactCTTACCTCCTCAGTGGTGAGTGTCCTTTTATTACTCATCATACacttccttgagacaaggtctctccctcaacccagagctgctgttagTGAGCCTCAGCGATTCTCTGGTCTTGCTTCttgtggactggggttacagatatatgtggccatgcacagctctttatgtgggatatggggagttgaacttggtctCAGGGCTTAGAGGCTCTCATGTGGCAAACATCATGTTatgccatctcccaagccctgacttcctacttcttttttaatttttaattttttttaatctttttttttttttttgaggtagggtttcactctagcccaggctgacctggaattcactctgtagtctcagggtggcctcgaactcatggcaatcctcttaccccaaaggtgtgtgccaccatgcccagctattttttattttttttctgagttagggtttcactctagtttaggctgacctggaattcactatgtagtctcagggtggcctcaaactcatggcgatcctcctacctctgcctccccagtgctaggattaaaggcgtgcaccaccacgcctggct carries:
- the Dhx38 gene encoding pre-mRNA-splicing factor ATP-dependent RNA helicase PRP16 isoform X2, which produces MEDSTEDASIHRLEGTDLDSQVGGLICKTKSAASEQHVFKAPAPRPSLLGLDLLASLKRREREEKDDGEDRKKSRVSSYKDWEENKDDQKEAEEDEDEQAGRSSRKDRHYRSARVETPSHPGGVSEEFWERSRQRERDRREHGVYASSKEEKDRKKEKSRDRDHDRKRDRDERDRSRHSSRSERDSGSERGSRRNEPETPRHRPKDAATPSRSTWEEEDSGYGSSRRSQWESPSPTPSYRDSERSHRPSTRDRDRSVRSKYSDDTPLPTPSYKYNEWADDRRHLGSTPRLSRGRGRREDGEEGIAFDTEEERQQWEDDQRQADRDWYMMDEGYDEFHNPLAYSSEDYVRRREQHLNKQKQKRISAQRRQINEDNERWETNRMLTSGVVHRLEVDEDFEEDNAAKVHLMVHNLVPPFLDGRIVFTKQPEPVIPVKDATSDLAIIARKGSQTVRKHREQKERKKAQHKHWELAGTKLGDIMGVKKEEEPDKAVAEDGKVDYRTEQKFADHMKKKSEASSEFAKKKSILEQRQYLPIFAVQQELLTIIRDNSIVIVVGETGSGKTTQLTQYLHEDGYTDYGMIGCTQPRRVAAMSVAKRVSEEMGGNLGEEVGYAIRFEDCTSENTLIKYMTDGILLRESLREADLDHYSAIIMDEAHERSLNTDVLFGLLREVVARRSDLKLIVTSATMDAEKFAAFFGNVPIFHIPGRTFPVDILFSKTPQEDYVEAAVKQSLQVHLSGAPGDILIFMPGQEDIEVTSDQIVEHLEELENAPALAVLPIYSQLPSDLQAKIFQKAPDGVRKCIVATNIAETSLTVDGIMFVIDSGYCKLKVFNPRIGMDALQIYPISQANANQRSGRAGRTGPGQCFRLYTQSAYKNELLTTTVPEIQRTNLANVVLLLKSLGVQDLLQFHFMDPPPEDNMLNSMYQLWILGALDNTGGLTSTGRLMVEFPLDPALSKMLIVSCDMGCSSEILLIVSMLSVPAIFYRPKGREEESDQIREKFAVPESDHLTYLNVYLQWKNNNYSTIWCNDHFIHAKAMRKVREVRAQLKDIMVQQRMSLASCGTDWDIVRKCICAAYFHQAAKLKGIGEYVNIRTGMPCHLHPTSSLFGMGYTPDYIVYHELVMTTKEYMQCVTAVDGEWLAELGPMFYSVKQAGKSRQENRRRAKEEASAMEEEMALAEEQLRARRQEQEKRSPLGSVRSTKIYTPGRKEQGEPMTPRRTPARFGL
- the Dhx38 gene encoding pre-mRNA-splicing factor ATP-dependent RNA helicase PRP16 isoform X1, which translates into the protein MSADPKYSEPVMEDSTEDASIHRLEGTDLDSQVGGLICKTKSAASEQHVFKAPAPRPSLLGLDLLASLKRREREEKDDGEDRKKSRVSSYKDWEENKDDQKEAEEDEDEQAGRSSRKDRHYRSARVETPSHPGGVSEEFWERSRQRERDRREHGVYASSKEEKDRKKEKSRDRDHDRKRDRDERDRSRHSSRSERDSGSERGSRRNEPETPRHRPKDAATPSRSTWEEEDSGYGSSRRSQWESPSPTPSYRDSERSHRPSTRDRDRSVRSKYSDDTPLPTPSYKYNEWADDRRHLGSTPRLSRGRGRREDGEEGIAFDTEEERQQWEDDQRQADRDWYMMDEGYDEFHNPLAYSSEDYVRRREQHLNKQKQKRISAQRRQINEDNERWETNRMLTSGVVHRLEVDEDFEEDNAAKVHLMVHNLVPPFLDGRIVFTKQPEPVIPVKDATSDLAIIARKGSQTVRKHREQKERKKAQHKHWELAGTKLGDIMGVKKEEEPDKAVAEDGKVDYRTEQKFADHMKKKSEASSEFAKKKSILEQRQYLPIFAVQQELLTIIRDNSIVIVVGETGSGKTTQLTQYLHEDGYTDYGMIGCTQPRRVAAMSVAKRVSEEMGGNLGEEVGYAIRFEDCTSENTLIKYMTDGILLRESLREADLDHYSAIIMDEAHERSLNTDVLFGLLREVVARRSDLKLIVTSATMDAEKFAAFFGNVPIFHIPGRTFPVDILFSKTPQEDYVEAAVKQSLQVHLSGAPGDILIFMPGQEDIEVTSDQIVEHLEELENAPALAVLPIYSQLPSDLQAKIFQKAPDGVRKCIVATNIAETSLTVDGIMFVIDSGYCKLKVFNPRIGMDALQIYPISQANANQRSGRAGRTGPGQCFRLYTQSAYKNELLTTTVPEIQRTNLANVVLLLKSLGVQDLLQFHFMDPPPEDNMLNSMYQLWILGALDNTGGLTSTGRLMVEFPLDPALSKMLIVSCDMGCSSEILLIVSMLSVPAIFYRPKGREEESDQIREKFAVPESDHLTYLNVYLQWKNNNYSTIWCNDHFIHAKAMRKVREVRAQLKDIMVQQRMSLASCGTDWDIVRKCICAAYFHQAAKLKGIGEYVNIRTGMPCHLHPTSSLFGMGYTPDYIVYHELVMTTKEYMQCVTAVDGEWLAELGPMFYSVKQAGKSRQENRRRAKEEASAMEEEMALAEEQLRARRQEQEKRSPLGSVRSTKIYTPGRKEQGEPMTPRRTPARFGL